The genomic interval gttttcaaaaacttttcctgaaatttaaaaaaactccGGATAACACGTTTTCCATGGATGGTTTAACGAGAAAAACTACAATTATAGataaatgacttaatagagGCTTTAATCCtgaataaagtaaaaataaaactcgttaaaatattttttattatagtgtcttaaaaaatatagttatttaaaacctagcttttagttttttttatgaacaataaatatatgaaattaacGGAGTTATTGAGGGTTCTTTAACCCTTATAGAAAAAGATCGGTCCTTATACAAAGTATAGTGACCTTACAATTATCAAAACACCAACATCCAATGCAATATTGAGCTACCACATTACCCGTTACTGTATTTTGGAACTTTGTTTGGTTCGAAAATCAGTATAAATCCTAAAAGATACTCAAAGCCCTACTGCTACTTATGCTTTCTGTTCCACTGTGTACACATATGACTCTATAATGTGACCACTTACAGGTAAATCAGACCAAATTGGCCTATATAGTGTACCTCCTAATATAACATAACATgttttttttcctgaaaaaaaattaacattttttttatcaccaataaaaaaattaataaatataagtatttaaagaataatttaatcattgtataaaaaaattacatgaattaacataaaaaaaacccCTACAAATAACTCCAACGGAATCTAGTCCACGGAACCCACACAGAAAAGCTGCACAAATTTGTAACGGAATCCAAGTAGTAAAATGATACTTTGACAACTCTGAGAGTTGAATACAATTATCAAGGTAATGcgtttagatataaatatatataataaataataaatttgtaattaaataatattaaaatattaaaataataatatcgaAAGTTATAAtgtgattgtataaaaaatatgagttaTCAATATATTATTACCCAAAATAAACATATAAGCTAGAAATAACAAGACTACCAATGCGCCATATTTACCTTGCAACTCCAAGGTCTGTGACATTTGGAGTGCAAAAAGAACTCACAAATCAACCACCCAAGCACAAAATGACCATTAAATCTTAATTTCCAATTAGCTAATATGTGcaattaaaatatcataataaaattaaaggagAAACGTAGTTTAAAGTTAtgtgaacattttaaaatactgGAGAGAATAAAGTGTGAGGAGGaaagataaaacataaaacataaaaaaaaaaaatgattacaTAACTTGGGTCAAGAAAGAAGAAATGGGTCTTAGTTGTAAAAAGGTAGGGTATAGAAGAAAAGAGATTTTCTAGTTACAATCATTATAGGAAAGGGGaagtaagaaaaacaaaagatgaGAAGAGGAGGTAAAGGGAAAGGAGGACTAAGAACGGAAGGGATAAGAAATCATTAAAATGTACAAAGAGATATCATGGCTGGAACAAAGTTTGGTGGGGCGTTTGATCATCTCGTCAAGTTAATTCATCCAACTTTTCTTAAAATGGTATGGCAGTCAACTTATAATCTTAATCcctattatgttattattaagTAGAAAGAGTTGTAATTTAActtttagttatatatttttgACAGGAATAAACGTTCTATTTCCAACAAGTAATTGTTCAGATGCATGAATATGTAAATTTTACAGCAGGGTGATATGACATGTAGATGTAGTCTAAGTAATATATGAaaactataaattatattaaaagctataattatattaaaagttttaaaacattaatttatcatacatactttttgttttaaaatgtgAGTGTGTTACAGATGTTACAGGTGATAGAATTTTGACCTTAAGTAGATGAagtgttcttaattttttttttgttattttttatataaatataaatatatatatatatatattaaattttttataaaaaaaaatggtatgtATGTGTTGATAAattgactaatttaaaatttattaataaataatcatGCAATACCCTTATTGgtacatatataatttatgtatttatttctttttcagaaAAAGTTACGTAATAAAGAAAAACTTATACATTAgctagtataatttttttattgatatagtatatatttttttattataaataaaatactagtataaatattttaattaatgtatatagaaaaataattttagtacGACGTGAATATTATGATATCATAatataccaatatttttttgtttttttatcagtaaataataaataaaataagatgagACACTTCAAAGATGTCTCCATCCTTATATAAAACACCCAAACCAAGTTTCCTAACATCCTACCAACACAGGATCCAACAAACAATACACTACAAACCAACAGTAAAAACCAGTTCAAGATATAGGCACCCAACAAATACAGTTACATCAACCCACCAATAGATCACACTCAATATAGGACAAGCACCCCACAACTAAACAGGATCTTTGCCAGCAGGCGGAGGTGCCAAACCAAGTGCCAAACTCGACACAACGATCCTACAAGAGAAACAAGTACGCCAAAAAGAAATCCACCAAATAGATCACACCCTTAGTACATGACACAACACCCAACAACAAACAATGTCTTTGTAGCAGGCTGAAGAACACCAAATACCTAAGTGCTAATACCAACAAAACCATACATATTTCAGACCTGCACGAGCAGTCATAACCAGATGAACCTGCACACAGCACAAACACCTTCCAAACGCAACTCAAGGCCACACACCTCAATCCAACCTTGCCAGGAGTATCCGATGAAACTTACACAAAACACACCACTACTACCAAGTCTGGACAAATTCGTTAGTTAAATATCGCTAAAAATTAGTCTTTCAAATACCTCATACAACAATGAGGTTCCAAATACCGATACTAcacatagattttttttttatatcaattaatGTTTTTAGGTTAACATGGTGTGTTAATTTCgccattatatatttttagtatacTGAACGGATAACCTAATGTCAGTATCTGTGTGTTtacaaatgtatttttatttgtgTGAAATGTTAATTGATTTCAAAGTAACGTCATTTAATCCTTCACAGCTTTAAAGCTTTGTTAGCTTTTCTGTCTAGGAATCCTATAAACTCAATTTAACAGGCTTAGTTTTCTGATACATTTGATCATTCTAAAAAATACTTCTACATATTAAAGTTTTGTGTGAGACTAGTGCTGTTTTTGTATACTCGGTTTATAAACTTAAGTtgaattcaaatttatattttttaagtttaatcCAAACTTGAACTATGTTTAGTACATTGGAAGGTTTAATCTGCATTTAAAAGAGTAGAAATGGTTCCCAAAACACAGTATTAAACGGTAATTCATGTCACATTTTCCTTTAGCAGTGTAAGTAGATGCTGGAAATTAATTGGTGTGAAAACCACTGTATTCCTGAAGGGTCAATCCATCAAGTTAGCAAAAAAGCAGATGTCATAGAGGAGCAAACtgagaataaaatgaaagtTTTGGCATCTGAGTGGAGGAAAAAAATGATGAAGATGACAGAAAAGTGTGTACAAGTCACTCATAAAGTcccatataattaattaatagtttACTGTGTGGAAAACGTAGTtgaggaagagaaaaaaagattGAGTGAAATGAGAAGGAACCAAAGGAAAGAAAGGAAGCGAAACCCTAAACTATTAAAGGAAAGGAAACGACATGGTTAACAAACCTCTTATTGGTTTATATAAGATCGCCTCATAGGAATATCCATGAGGTAATAATAATACACGTAGTACACTGTAATAGAGAAGGTACACATTCGATGGGAAAGTAAAACATAGCATACACACTAGTCAAACTAGAAAATGATTCACTTGGTTCAGTGAGTTATTTCAGGCACATGTGAGGGACTAACTTCTACTACTGAACTCCTTGTACTATCGCTTTATTGAACACTACTTGGTTACAGTGGTAAGTAAGATCAACCAGGAGCATGAAGCTAGGAGGTAGGTAGGTAGGAAGCTAGCGTCTTCTTGCAGCTGTTTCCCTCTGTGCATTGAAGTAGACAGCAGCCACTGGGAGGCCAAGGTCGTTCTGTGCTGCGAAATTGCGTGTGTTGAAGTGATCCCTTGAAGTTGGTGGAGTAACACACTGCCTACGCTTTTGCTTGAACAGGACAAACACAAACCTATGGATCCCAATATTAGGCTTTGGGATCTCATAGCTCACCAACTCTTTCCCTACAAAAAACATCATATTTGTCAGTCTCTCTATGGTCGGATCAGCAAGTAAGCTCCATATACATACGGTTTCCCTAGTAGATCAATCATTTACATGAACCTACCAAATGTAGCATCTGTTGTGCCTGGAATATCTGTCACTATCCTGCAAAAAGAATATTTACAACAAACTGTTAGATACCTAAGAATGGCTAGTTTACCTTATATGTGTATGTAGTTCCGTTATGTTTGTTGTTGAGTCATCGAGATTTATTCACCCTTTAAGTCTGTTTTGATTTTAGGGTGGGTGGATGATGGTAGCTAGAACAGGCAACCTTTTCACAACTTTTACAGAATACAAAGGTATGTATGTAGCTACCTTCTTGTGATGTAAGTGTTTGTTACCTCTGTAGTTTGATGTGATGAAAAGGAATGCATATATATAGCTTGCAAAATTTCAACTTCATTTAATGCACAGACATCTAACAAGAATGTCAGATTGATAACCAGTTCATGACTTTCAAGGTGTTTTATATCATGAAATTTTCATTTGGGTTGAGTTGTTAATAGAATCCGGTAGTTATGCGGGGTGGGTGGGTGTTAAAAGTCTAAgtatttaaagaaaatttatctttatattaagTACCAGTGCAAGTGTTCTCTGAGATAAGGGTCACTAGGGCCTGGAACATCAGGGTCTGTCATGATCTGCGCCAAAAAAGGGAGACATTAGTTTAATGATTCAGTATTTTAAAGGGAACTTTCATTAAAAGAGACATAATGCGTGAGCATGATTAaggatatatatataacaacaaATAACAGCTGAAGTATTCTCTTTTTTTCCCCATtaatttgttcttcaaagaaaAAAGGAACAAGAAGAGAGGAGGAAAAAGAGATACCAGTGTGAAAAAGGACCTCATATCAGCACCCTCAATCTGAACCTTGGGTTTGGTGTTGACAGATGAAGGGAAGAGCTCGTGGCCATTGTAGACTTGCTTTTTGTTATAACTCACAGTCATTTTCATGCTTGTGGTAAAAGAGTCAAGAACCTCTCCTATGACTCTCCCCACTATAAGAGGTTCTAAAGGCATTCTTGCCATTACAAGAGTATGATAAGGGTACAAATAAAGAGAGAAGAAAGTTaagagagtgagagtgaggaaTACAAGTCGATAACCTGCTGAGAAAAGGAGTGTGAGCTCCATATTTATAATGCCTTTCAAGGTAGAGTGTTTACCCATCGTTTAAAATATGGTGATAATTTAGATTTAGAAGAAAAACCaaaaagatgaaataaagaagggTATAAATAAATCAGGTGCATCCGTGCAGGTGCTGCCATCACTcctaatatatattaatttggcTCATTTCATAATTGCCTTTGGGTGATGTTTGTGCTGAAACACATTAGTCATTATATGTGACAAATTATCCTTTCCCTTGTCCTCTCTCACTCACACACACTCTTTCTCTCTCCCTCCTCATAAACACAGAATATGGGTCCCTTCGAATAGGTTCTCAATTGATTGGTTGTGCACGGGAATGCATGGATTTCTCATTCAATAAAtcctttttttataattcttgtaACATCTCTTATCTTCTCTTTTAAGTCTATATCCAGTTGtaaaaaatatggaaaaaaaagagaaaattccTGTTCTTTTGTCTTCCTAGTTCGATCAAGTCAGAAAAAGCATCATGTGTAATGTGTATGTGGGTCCTTTCCCTTGCAAGTTGTCAAGCTTCTTTTCTTAAACTTAAAAAgcataaaaggaaaaaattcTGAGAAATGCTAGGCTTCTTGAACACCCACATTTTAGCACTAGTACCATGGACGTGCAGAAGTTTTTGTTGAATGCCTTTGCGTAGAGAACCTTCCTTATTTGCTTATATGCAcacaaaatacaaaaatgtaTGTTTGTGGGTGTGTGATTCTCCatttttccttctttctttTAATCTTGGTGGAAGATTCTTGAGGAAGAAAGCATAATTAAAGGAGCTCCACCATAAATGCTCGAGGCTACACGGCTACACATGCCTATGGGACTATTATGTGTGAGTGCCTATGAGGTCTTTTCAGAATAAAACTTAACTCTCACTAAGATTCATACCAAGTTCCAAGATTGGTAAAAAGAGAAGGTGGACCTTCTTCATCTAGAAAAACCATTTTGCTCCCTTCATCTCTCCATGTGAATTTTATGTTATTCAAATCCTGTTTGAATTCttttgttggaaaaagggtttgAAGTCTGTGAACATGCGCATCCTGTGCTTAAATACGATCACAAATTCTGgtcccagaaaaaaaaaaccctaattGGTGGTGCCATGGGTTCGTACGTATGATTAAACAGACATTGGTTTTATATtccttattttaaattatgatttgaaaGAAAGTGGAATATATAGACCGATTATTGCATAAATTAATTGCAGGTATCTTTTGACAGTGAAAACATACATTATTTAAATTTCAGAGTAATTAATTATGTGCCATTTGGAGCTCATGATTCTAACATTTGTTCGTCTGAAACTATTTGTTGCCAATTTTGGTTTTGCGTTGATATTCATGTTTCCATATTTGGATCATATGAGTTTTCTTTCATAAAGTTTCAGTaccattttgatttaaaatactAAGTTGCTCATGCTTATCttttacttattattttcttcgttgaactttagCAGAAGTTATTGTGCCGATTAAGCACGGAATATTCCTGAGTCATATCGGTATTATGTACAACACAGGTTTTTAATATGCATTTTATATTTAgctttatatactttttttatacTATGAACTAATTCAAAATTACTGCAAtacataaacaaacaaaaaattaactGTCACACTTCATGATTagattgaaatataaaaattttgTACATCATTgtattccaattttttttttcaaataatatagaaaatatGCTTACACAAAAAAACCAGgcaattttgaaaaagttaAATGAATAAATCCTCCTCCCATCTACTCACGTAAATTTTGAAGAAGTTAAATTGATTATGTTcattatgtaatttgatttattttttttaattttgatcatgtataagagtataatctgaattttctttcaatatgattcatattaaaattactttctcacgaaattcataattttttctgcgcaatgaaatatattaataaatctTTACAAAAGTTATACAACTTTTACTTTATATTccctaaaacaaaaattatgaaataaaaatcaatttttaaaaatcaaaataattaattacagtagtaactaaaataaaaaccattctacaaaatataaaataaattagtttttaaattaatttctattattattaaatagtttctaaattggtatctaattagcaaaattttaattattaattatttatttagtttctaaaatatacAAATGTAAAAAGAGAATTGAAATTAAACACTCCATGAATAAGTTATGCTGTTGTTTTTATCCAAATCAAATTTGGTTCTAGACTTTCTCTCTTCCATTGGAAATTATAAGTTAACCAATATCTTCCTCCTGATAACATACTTTCTCCTTCCTCATCATTGATAATGTATTGATGTACTGTATTTTCTCCCACTGTACATATCTCCCTTTGAATTCCAGATGCTTCATACTTGTCCTTTGCTGTAACTACATCATGTTTTTGTGTGAAAGAAATAATGAGAAATCATACCACAAAAAACAATTTTGTaatacaattttgaaaaatcttaTACCATAAGCCTCTTTGTATGACTCTTAGAGGgtttgttaataattttttatcaataaaaaaatatattatatacaaaGTGTGATTTAGATACTTTAACTTATTTACATTTGTTATAACAAatcaaaaacatatataaaaatcagttttgctgataaaaaatgtGTTAATAGTTTCCCCCCTGTATAACTTGCTGACATGAAGACAATTCttataataaaagaattatattCTTATATAAGAATTGAATTCTTAACTttaaaaaatgaacttatttttaaaattaataaaaatatataggtgccgtgtgaaaaaaaatgtttgaacttaagaaatttattattcaaagaaacaatgttataattttaaaatttaaatgaacGGTTTATCACtcactaaaaataaattaataacttaTGATTAGATTCTCCATCGAAGATGTTTTCAAAAATTGCGGTATGCAATACAATCACAAATAAGAAAGTATAATATTATACACACCACCTATGTTGATATGTTCTGTTTGTAAAGTGAGTGTCTCTCCCCAAAGTAAATATTCACAAATATTATGCATAAATTAGAAGAGAAATGCAAAAACTATATAGTTATTAATGCCTAAACCCTGtggcaatttttatttttaaataagaacATTCTCAAATTCTAATGAAACAAATAATTTCAGTTTTAGTAGATAGTTTAACACTATGGCAATTTTTTCTTTCCAATTTTTAAGACTAAGATTTATTTGATAAACACATGAGATGGAtctccttttctttttaaattttaattttctaaactTTGTAAAAATAGTTTTCTATTTATGTTAGatataaaagagataaagtTCTGTTTTGAcatactatatatatttttaaaattgtggaatttgttattattttaaatcacaATCTATTGAAAGATACCATAGCTTAGTAGTAAATTCTGTTAAattccattttattttaaaggCAGAAAAGACCCttttttaataactatttttgttATAAGTTTTGGGGGAAACTAATCACACATTTTCTAGAAATGATGCGTTTCTTCAATTGTTTTAGATAATTTATCTACTGATTAAAAATCTGTTTAGTTCTCTCTTTTAAAAACGTAATGAAAAGTATTAATTGTTTAATCTTTATAATAATACTTTTGTTACAATTTATTAAAAAGGacttacattttttaatatatgtaaaatttaatctattaaaaggcattattaattagaataaattaataaaCCATGTTAGAAAAAACGGTTTACTAATATTGTTAAAACTGGCATGGTGATTCAACTTATCACGAAACATAGTTAATCATTTAACGATTCAACTAGTCGAATTGGTATTAATAAATTCATCTAGCTCCGTTCCAAATAACAAGAAAAGTCCACaccaaattttatatatatatatatatatatatatatatatatatatcacataGTTATTGGTGAcaacatataataaatttatatttaacaataaaaaattgtaaatactttagattaattttcatttttattaaaaatataaatattattacattGAATATTTCATTATTGCCATCTTGAACTGATTTATGTGATAAAAAAATCTTGAActgatttatctttttaatttactgattttttattatttaaatactttttaaagtCAATTTTGTGATACATTTGAACCAAGCACTTGATAAGAGTATTAAATTGCAAGTTCGATTGGCTTTGTCTGGTCtgttttctttaactttttttgtatatttttattttcaaaatgtttaaaatttatataattttatttagtgaTTTCATTGATGATTCGTTAAATATAATATTGACAATTTTTACTGAATGATGTTAGTAGAAAGTGGGTTGTTAATAAGCCTGTATATAATAGAAGGAAAATGCATGATATTGGTTGCTTGCCACTTTTCGCAATATTATAGCATTGAAGTGCAgtggtgtgtgttgtgtgtgCGACACGAATTGCTTTTGCAACTATTTTACTGACTTCTGAATCTGTCATGGCAGTAGATTTGGTGGCAGGTGGAGCAGTCATATCAACTCTTCTAACCCTAAATTCTCTTTGGCTTCAATTCACACTAATTCATCTTTTGTTCTCACCTATGTTCATTTTTTAAGACTTCAGCTTCATCATACAATTTATAAattcttttcttaatttattcAGATGACCTTTAGTAAGAATTAATTCTTTTTAtctatcaataataaaaaatagaataaatatgagtattatatgtattttaatctattaaaaacGATTCTAGTAAGAATTAAATTACGATGTTCTCATCGAGTATTAGAATAGATGTATGAATATAATGActataataatataagaaaatttgaTGTTAGAATATTGATCATATTACTTTTGTCTTAGTTTTGTTGATGGGATTTATTTTGgtatgttaaatattttatattatgattaaagatagtttttaaatattatttttttctcgatctattcaaaattattgaagactaaaattaataatactCTAAACTTTAATGAATATGatgatattattaaatttagatttttttttataaaaaacgaATAAACAATAGAGATATTTTAGGAAATTTCAATCCTCATAGAAGCTAACTAGTCAAAGTCTTATACAacaaaatttctaaataaaTCAATAATCCGATTCAACTTCTAACTCACTTAATACCTTTTTATAGATTTCTTATAAACCAACAACTAAAGATATcaatcaaaataagaaaatttaactAATCACACTTTCGAAGAAACTCACAGCCATATTTTCAATTGCGCGATTGTGAATATTTCAATGTGAATGAATGTGAGTAAACTTAAACTTACAACATTATTGAAAGGATATATTGAAAGAATATAGGGTTTTTTTGATCTTTCATTAAGTTTAttacaatttattatatataatatataaaaaatctaacatTAGTTAATAATTAGATCAACGATAATTTATAAAAGTCCCCTAATAACTTTGATGATCTCAAACAAACCCTATATTAGAATATTTATACTAGAAGGAgaatttaaatcaattttataccTTAGTTTCAGtaagatattttgttttaatatgttaaaatttcCACACTGTTtcgttaaataatttataaacatgtTTTTTCTCTTAATTCTAAGGATGTGATATAATTTTTGAAACACTAAAATGAACAAAATTGTTGACAAAAGTGACTCTAATCATGCTGACATGCTTAAAGCTGAAACAGAAATTAATGGagtaaaattctaaaatgaAAAGCAGCACGAACTTATTGTAAAAGAGTTGCTATCTATCTTTTATGTGTGTTAGGTTTAAACAGAAGGCTACCATGTTTTAAccagaataaataataataataataatagcatTATCAGAAACGAAATTATTGATTTGAGATAAAGTTGACCTTATTTGTCTTTCTTCCTCTCTTGTGTTATGTTTGGTGAGGTAGAGATTTCTCATTTTGGAGTGGGCTCAAAACTAATTTGGGACGAAGGAGTTCAGAGCATGGTTTGACCCTCTTGTTAGGCTTCAAGGACTTGGGTGATGTATTTTAGTAATAAATGACACATTGGGTGGCCACATATGCTCACActcatttaattaaaaaataaatttatcatgaTTTAAGCAAATCAGGTTAGTATTTTGATGGTTAAAagttgtattaattaaatttatttattggcTAATGATTATTGTTGCATGCAATTGAACTTAAAGTTTTATAATATATGCcgttttataattttagtattaTATGATGTGAGTTatgagaaatattttaaatattatattatttataatatttcataatttattatatattaaaaattaagaatactattatttatttatcactAATATATTTACTACCATCCATTAAGGATTTGACCAGTGTTTTGATCAGATcgtcaaattataaaaaatttggtGCGACCCACAGGGTAGGTAAAGTATATATTGGAGATTGCATATTAATTACATATTAAGACATTTTATAGTATTTAAGTAAGTGAAAACCTTATTTTATAAGTCgcttttatgagat from Phaseolus vulgaris cultivar G19833 chromosome 1, P. vulgaris v2.0, whole genome shotgun sequence carries:
- the LOC137814563 gene encoding protein TERMINAL FLOWER 1-like; protein product: MGKHSTLKGIINMELTLLFSAGYRLVFLTLTLLTFFSLYLYPYHTLVMARMPLEPLIVGRVIGEVLDSFTTSMKMTVSYNKKQVYNGHELFPSSVNTKPKVQIEGADMRSFFTLIMTDPDVPGPSDPYLREHLHWIVTDIPGTTDATFGKELVSYEIPKPNIGIHRFVFVLFKQKRRQCVTPPTSRDHFNTRNFAAQNDLGLPVAAVYFNAQRETAARRR